CATTAatcattgttgttattattattacagataatattaaattttactatacagttgtaataaatTTCTGTACCAAATTCTGTTTCACATATCTAATTGAATCGAGCTTCATTTgacatgaaggcttttcagtcTCTGTGTGGTTTTGACAATAGCTTCACACTTAAATGGTAAATGCTGTGATTTCATAAATATATAGTCTAATTGTGCTGTGTGCTTCACAGTGAATGattgctctgctctgtcatctcctaCAACATGTACAGTGAACATGATGCTCATATTGTGGAGTTTTCAGTGTATAAGTgggtggctttgcacattcactttaaaatgcacagcacatgcagactgatTCACAGCCTTTCGCAATTTAATAattacactaggacatatcacgattttatttaattgtgcatacattattttaaatatgtcaaatttgtatgttagcatttgaaagcagtcaggtgtcagtcagacagcgtgcTGGTATTACATTGAGTTGGTATTGCAACTAAAAGTTGGTACTTTTAGTATTGATTTGGTACCAATGTACCGGAGATTTTGACATCCCTAGTCCTTGAATTGtctaatttatttttgtcaactttttCAGACATGATGGAAGGGAAAGAGCAACTTCAAGAGCTGACTAAGAAGAATTTATCACTAAAAAAGCCTCAAAGAAGAGCAGCTAATAATGCTgtcacctgctctcagtgtggaaagagtttcactaatAAAGAAGTTCTTAATAAACACAtgagagttcatactggagagagaccttacacgtgccatcagtgtggaaaaagttatGTATATGCAGTCGATTTAAACAATCATCTCCTCTTTCACTCTGGAGAAAGATCATTTGAATGTGATCAGTGCAGTAAAACATTTGCTTTGAATTCAAGCTTAAAACAACATCTGAAAACtcacacaaatgagaagccttacatGTGTTCTtcttgtggaaagagttttgcacgcCAATCCTATTTGACAAAGCACCAGAAAATACATGCCTCTGTGGGGGCTCAtttgtgctttgaatgtgggaagacTTTTATTAAATCCAGCAActtaaaacagcaccaaagagttcacactggagaaaaaccttacaagtgctcatactgtgaaaagagtttcattaagtcacaaaacctgaaaattcATGAGAGAAACCATACTGGGGAGAAACCTTATACATGCTcatactgtggaaagagttttagtgTGTCACGAAGCCTGAcaacacacgagagaatccatactggagagaaaccatactaCTGCTCTAAATGTGGGAAAAGTTTCAATGTAGCAAGCAATGTAGTGACTCATATGAAAAGGTGTTGCCCAAAGTAATCACAGGAAGTGTAGTTTAAGAACAGTCATTTGCTATAATCACCTGCATTGATGAAtctaaacaatcactgacaccttgtggggatttgatgtacagttgaagaagtttatatacaccttagccaaatacattaaactcagtttttcacaattcctgtcttaggtcagttaggatcactactttattttaagaatgtgaactgtcagaataataatagagagtattatttatttcagcattcccagtgggtcagaagtttacatacactttgttaatatttggtagcattgcctttaaattatttaacttgggtcagatgttttgggtagccttccacaagcttctcacaataagttgctggaattttggcccattcctccagacagaactggtgtaactgtgtcaggtttgtaggcctcgttGCTTGCACACgctgttctgcccacaaattttctatcggattgaggtcagggctttgtgatggccactccaataccttgacattgttgtccttaagccattttgccacaactttggaggtatgcttggggtcattgtccatttggaagacccatttgtgaccgagctttaacttcctggctgatgtcttgagatgttgcttcaatatatcctcataattttccttcctcatgatgccatctattttgtgaagtgcaccagtccttcctgcagcaaagcacccccacaacatgatgctgccacccccatgcttcacggttggggtgGTGttttttggcttgcaagcctcaccctttttcctccaaacatatcgatggtcattctggccaaacagttcaaattttgtatcattagaccagaggacatttctccaaaagtaagatctttgtccccatttgcacttgcaaactgtagtctggcttttttatggaggttttgaaacagtggcttcttccttgctgagcagcctttcaggttttgTCAATATaaaactcgttttactgtggatatagatacttgtttacctgtttcctccagcaacttcacaaggtcctttgctgttgttctgggattgatttgcacttttcgcacaatttcgttaatctctaggagacagaatgcgtctccttcctgagcggtatgatggctgtgtggtcccatggtgtttatacttgcatactattgtttgtacagatgaacatggtaccttcagccattttggaaattgctcccaatgatgaaccagacttgtggatttattttctgaggtcttggctgatttcttttgattttcccatgatgtcaagcaaagaggcactgagtttgaaggtaggccttaaaatacatccacaggtacacctccaattcagtacacctatcagaagctaattgtctaaaggcttgacataattttctggaatttccaagATGctcaaaggcacagttaacttagtgtatgtaaacttctgtccccAACTCTGAAAGTGGTACTATTGTGACTGTAGTTTCCTTTTAACCAAAGAAAATGTTAAGGTCCCCAGAcgttgttgtgttcctggttgtagaaaaactgcatctctgcatagccttccaaaggatcccaacattaggaacgAGTTACTTAAATTTATGTAAACAAAATTCCTGAACGCATTAATGTGGCACTTACCTTTGTTCTGCACATTTTTCTAAGGATTGTTTCAAGCACCATTATGATTCaaactttgcaaagaaacttatactgaaagatggagcagtgccaactatatcaACATGACAGTTTGCAGATGCATGCATTTACTACTGTTTTATCTGTCTGTGTTTGATATGCAATTTATATGTTCAAGTTATAACAGATTTCTTCTTATGTCCttctcttttatatatattttgtttatggAATAATATGATGCATAGTCACTTATAATTAGTTATGAAATCTTATGTATTCTGTATTCATTTCATATCATGCTGTTATATTAAGCATGAAGTTATAAAACATTTCTTAGTACTCTCATCCTGTGCAAGACTGTACCTCTTCTTATAAACACTTTGTGCTCTCGGTTAATTTCTAGGAAACAAATGCCTGGCCACTGTACTGGGATTAGTAATTTACAATgtatagcacacacacatgcaaatatgGTGTTGTTTTGCTTCTTGACCTAACCACAGCTTTTTCACCTTAATAGGCTAGAACAATGTGACCTGACACTTGAGTTATTTCTtactttaaccctcatgttgtctttcggtcattttgacccaaagaggattttcttttgcctgGAAATGCTACTAAAGTTAAAGGTTCTGACTACGCTCACACAAGGTATCAAACCCAATTCCTAAACTGGTGGTAGACTCGTTTCTGGATCTGTAGACCCCAGGCAGAATCAACAGACCTATGTATGCTTGGATGTCTGTCTGGTCTGCCTCCTTCCAGTTGTCTTTGTAGATGCGTCTCCCCTCCAAATTAGTCATGGAAATCACTATGTTTTCTACTGGTTCTGTCAGGAACAGTTTGAAGGATTTTATATCATTAATCCAGGAAATGGCATATTTTATGAGCCCTGGGGTCATCTTGATTACCTTTTCAGCAGACAACCTGCCTCGCCTCTCAGGTGGAGATGAAGACCAGAAAAAATTCCCATTCTTCAACCAGAATCTAGCAGCAACCTCAGCAGGGCCCTCACCATCAGAAAATTGTCCCTCATCGGTTGTTGCAAGGTCTGTATCATActcagcagtgttgggtaaattactctaataaaagtaattaattactaactactaattacaactacagtgtaattagattattaTACTAATtactctgaaaagtaattgcattacttattactaatttctaaaaccctgatcaacctcgacctgATGAAATATACAAGACATGAAACTGTTATTTAAATTCTCtcacataaataatataaaatcaaataaactattcatgaactggccagagaatttaagggggcagcattaaattagaaaacatattttaacattagacgttaaatttagattttaaattcactattgttttatatagaattgttctagagtctacacagtatttaacgcaattacatcagaagtaactaattaaattactgaaaaattaagagtaatcccttacttttttcaatgaaaaagtaatttacagtaattaattacttagtaatgccaAAGTTGGATAATTTTCTaatgtcagcatttatagtaaaagagtgaGTAAATCACTCAGTTGTTGCTgagtgttgtattgaagagacggtaatacaatctgcttctttctttaccgagattgtgatgatgcagtctttcttgtctccatgtaaacctccattaaTATTTACCTGCATAACCTCAGATGATGccttttatttagttatttccaAAGGCAATGTTTCATAAGCTGAATGTGAGATCTGCGTGTTTGTTTACTATgcaccgctaagaaagagagaatgctctctgacacgaaatgacagtaaaatgcgaTTATTTTGTCAGGATaaaatgcagttttggtgcaaagaaagttgaagcagcattttcccggcagctttctcctctctgctggttgtggAGAACTGTCCTGTCAGCGCCTGATTTCATTAATTCTGCCAGCgcaacagtgtgtgattaaacgatggcaaaatgcgataaacggtaaaactatatgcgctcaaaaccaatgagtttatgaaaaccatgattaatgataataatatgtcgacatttattgccagcctgtaatataaagcagcataacgtagtatttttgtatcgctaaaatagctggaagtggcttataccggaagtgaTCTACATTCAATGTTCATAATGGCGGCGccctagttttgctgaaaaataaggtggatactaTCTCTGCTATTTCCAGTTACGACAGCGCAGCTCCTATGTACTTGAattgggaaagaccgaaatctcaaaaacggttggtcaacattacgatcaaagaacatatttcaaatcggcaATAAAAtgttggaatcataaattgtgcttctttaactatattacgctaaaaaaaaagaagattgtatagctaatgcgcatgcatgagttgattgacaggcgatgtctgtctctaaaaggtgattggctcttttaactgtaaggcgggacttcctttctacatccattgttccaatttctcccattcatttaaatagaagtggtccatctctactaaataatctctgggccagaccctcctcagctctacactgctGTCCAGtagtgcggtaaagttagttttatgaCATTCGTTTAACATTTCGTCAATACCCATTAAACTCTCCAtgcacatttttcacattttcaagccAAACCAACTTGGAAATGCATGAAAAGGTTTTCTTTGCCTAGCACAAACTGAATTttaaaaaaggagatttttttttttcatattaattttattagccctataaatcaattaaacaatttaaccatttgacattatgacatcacaacaaatatgaaatgttcttaaaaatgtCCCTGTCATGACACAAGGCTCTGTTTGATTTATAGGGATGCAAATATCTGTATAAAAAGTACTGAACATTTACTCCCAAAAACAAGTCTTGTGCCATAtaaagaataatattctgagtatTTTGCAgttggtttcatgtctctaggtcaaacggtcattgagtttaatggaattagaatattacaaacatttacattactatatttatttgaaaacatatagaatgtaaattccacaaacagagccttgtgtcatgaaagggatatttttaagaacatttcatatttgttgtgatgtcataatgtcaaatggttaaattgtttaattgatttatagggctaataaaatttatatgaaaaaaaaatctttttttaaattcagcTTTGTGCTAGGCAAAGAAAACCTTTTCATGCATTTCCAAGTTGGTTTGGCTTGAAAATGTGAAACCTGTGCATGGAGAGTTGAATGGGTATTGTCgcaaatgtcaaagaatttcaaatataaaactaactttaccgcactgTCCAGCTGGGAGCGGTAATGCACCAAAAGTTGTTTTGCCGACCGCCATTAACATCAGAAGAGGAAGATCTCGCAGTTTGAGCGCTCAGACTCACGGTACGTGTTCAACATCATTTGTGAGGTTAATATGCATACCTGCAAACGAGTCTCTTTTCGGCGAAATTCACCGTTGTTTACAGTCCAAAATATGTCATTTACGTGACTCGAGCAGATCCGATGAATTTTTCCCCCCATGGGGTGGGGGGGGCTATACGGTGGGATGGGAAGGTTGTTAATTAGCTTATATATCAATGTACAATGCTGGTAAACTTCAGCATTATGTGAACAAGCATTTTGCTCGAGCGAGCGCGTGCGTTATTAGAGTAGCACAAGCACAGAGACTCTGCGCGTGCACgcctactcttttttttttttttgttgttgtgtgtgtgtgtgtgtgtggaaagatTCGGCGCGAAATTCTGGAGGACAATAGACAACATGCTTGAATCTCGCCTTCGAACGCAGGAATAAGGCTCGTCTGTTTTtggcatggtaaaaaaaaaaatcctgatattcTAACTGTATGTGTCGCTTTGTGTACTCCTCTGACTACGTTAAAACGGaacacaggactttaaaatgttgtgAAATGGCCACAAAGTTTAATAACGCATGAAATTGCTTTATGATGTCACACAGGCAGAGAAAAAGAATGTATATTttgaatttagtaaaaaaaaaaaggaaaaaaaagaaaattctatcattatgtactcaccctcgAGAGATATCACaagtatgtatgactttctttcttcaccagaacacatttgaagaaaaatatctaagctcagcaggtccttaaaatgcaagtgaatggagatttctcttttgaaactccaaaaatcacagactgtCAGCATAAACGTCAGCGATACAACTCCAacggttaaattcatgtcttttcttttttcttttatgtgttttttctccccaatttggaatatccaattcccaatgcgctccaagtcctcatggtggtgtaatgactcgcctcaatcagggtggcggaggatgaatctcagttgcctccacgtctgagaccttcaatccgtgcattttatcacgtggcttgttgagcgcattaccgcggagacgtatttcgcgtgtggaggctcacgctattctccatggcaaccacgcacaactcaccatgtgccccaccgcgagcgagaaccacattatagcggccacgaggaggttaacccaaagtgACTCTAGCCACCCTAACAacagggccaattggttgcttaggaagcctgactggctGATCTAACGAACAACACAAACCATttagaactaaaatgaaaaaaagactGAGGAGCAACATGGGACCGCACGGAACCAAATCTTTACAGAACAGAGCAGCACACGGTACACTAGAAACTGtggatcagataaatgcatgtgaagtttatgTGGATAGTTCTTTCATCAACGTGTGCGCTGCCCCGGCGGCTTTCACAAGCTGTCTCTAAGTTTATATCCGCATCTCCCACTGAACGCGCTTCGATGCGGTATACAATATGGAACAAACTTTGTGCTTGAGCCCCATTATAAAGTTCCTACAATAACACATTTCAGCAATTCTGAAGTGCCCACTCTATATAAACAAGCACGTGCTGTAATTGTCCTGCAGGGGACATTGTCAGTGCTAACAGATCCACCCTCTCCTCTGATAAtgtggatattctgatttttctagaaaaaaaaagcttgaaaATTGAGTAAGTACAAGTAgtgagctgaaaggcaaaagacacaaatctgcactgctaatgtcttaattttgttaatttttataattacacttttacttttattattatttatgtgtttaaattatgtgcatataagaggctcttaagttttgtGTTGTAATTTCATTGAATATgcatagtgcagtcatgtataaatgagccttcacaataagaattgttgcccatcagccactgttttcaaaataaGTAATTTAAAGTTTCTTTGTTTTCGCTGCTGTAGCGAAACTGTACCGAACCGttaccccaaaaccgaggtacgtatcGAACCATGAATTttgtgtaccgttgcagccctatacaatatacacacattcgctcttggTTTTAAGTCTGATATGCTCAAAACTGCTCCATTAGCCATTTTGccgcaactttggaggtatgcttggggtcattgtccatttggaaggtccatttgcgactgagctttaacttcctggctgatgtcttgagatgttgcttcaatatgtccacataattttccttcctcatgatgccatctagtttgggaagtgcaccagtccctcctgcagcaaagcacccccataacatgatgctgccacccccatacttcacggttgggGTGGTGTTCTTtgtcttgcaagcctcaccctttttcctccaaacataatgatggtcattttggccaaacagttacaattttgtttcatcggaccagaggacatttctccaaaaagtaagatctttgtccccacatgcacttgcaaactgtagtctggcttttttatggtggttttggagcagtggcttcttccttgctgagcagtctttcaggttacgTCGATATAGcattcgttttactgtggatatagatacttgtctacctgtttcctccagcatcttcattaggtcctttgctgttgttctgggattgatttgcacttttcacaccaaactgtgttcatcactaggagacagaatgcgtcttccTCCTGAGCGgaatgatggctgcatggtctcttggtgtttatacttgcatactatagtttgtatagatgaatgtggtaccttcaggcatttggaaattgctcccaaggatgaacttgacttgtggaggtccacaatttattttgtgaggtcttggctgatttcttttgattttcccatgatgtcaagcaaagaggcactgagtttgaaggtaggccttaaaatacatccacaggtacacctccaattcagtacacctatcagaagctaattgtctataggcttgacataattttctggaattttccaagctggtgtatgtaaacttctgacccatggGATTTGTggtataatcaattaaaagtgaaacaatctgtctgtaaacaattgttggaaaaattacttgggtcatgctcaaagtagatgtcctaaacgacttgccaaaactatagtttgctaatattaaatctgtggagtggttaaaaaatttgaacttcaacctaagtgtatgtaatcttctgatttcaactgtacacTACAGCGGTGCTCAATGCATTTAATCATTAATTAGATTAACAATCTATTAATGTATGAAGTCTACGACTCCAGCTCACTCAGACTgtgtcattctaatttgacaaataATCAGTGATCTTGTCcctaaaaatttacattctttAGGGGAGAgtgcagcagtgctcattgcatcagatcattaacaagatgaactaactatcaatgtacgaatcaactcactcagactgctgacATTTTCCTCTCCACGCATAATTTTATTATATcgatgtatgtggttacagacaaagcATATACACCGATCGCCCACaacgttaaaaccacctgcctaatattgtgtaggtccatgctgccaaaacagcgccagccagcatctcagaatagcgttgatgtgaacattaactgaagctcctgacccgtatctgcatgattttatgcactgcactgctgccacacgattggctgattagatcatcgcatggatgattgctggtgccagacgggctggttgagAAATGGTTCATCTCAGAAAtggttattttgttttaaagagcTGTTCTTGTGTATATTAATCAAataatatcctttttttttttttttttttttttttttttaatgaatgtcaGTTAATTATAAtcatgatgtttttgtgttcagatatccatcatgagagagcaggtgaaTGTGATccacgctggagaacagcagatgctgcagacaccagtgaagattgacttgaagcaggaggagattaaagaagaaaacacagcagaggaaaaacagagtgatgaagatgatgaacagcagatgctgcagacaccagtgaagattgaagtgaagcaggaggagattaaagaagaaaacacaacagaggaacaacagagtgatgaagatgatgatgaacagcagatgctgcagacaccagtgaagatgtgttcagtgaagctgctggactgcaggaaccaaaTTAAGATGAGAGGAGAAATCAAAGTAGAGGAACAACAGAAAAATGAAGATGATGAATTTATTCCTTCAGGTATGTTTCAGTTGCtgtacattttcatgacaatccctgtttttattgtcattttagaaGTGCTCTGTTGTCCTTAAAGGTTCAGCTTTTTATTTCCAAAGTCATATAAGTTTGTCAGGGACCGTGAAGTACCCGgcatacttcatacgaaattgaggaacgaatggttgtgaaaaaaaaaaatctgggtttttGAGTTTCTTTTAAtggtttgtaacagcttgccagtgcaaactttcaggaaaactttgtgcCGGCTACTGAACACCTTACTGCCACTAGTccatgtcatcagtaggtgtgacctggagctcctcCTACTTCGAGGCCATTTCTGTTTCATTGTTCAGTCAGTAAAAGATCAGTCAATTTTGGTGTATTGCAAGTACATAGTgcaatatattgcaatattttactcACTGTTTTTAATTGTTCCTCATAGGACTTCAGAGAACTGTtgccaaatcaccaaatgcattgttaaataatataaaagtCCCTGAAATAATTTGAATGTGCACCATTTATGTACATTAACATTTAGCAGACACTATTATCCAAATGCAGCTTACAAATGAGGatataagcaatttgtcatacaaaagtcaacaatatcttcagTATTACACAGCCAAGTTTTCACAGTGGCTGGAATAGTAAAGATgttagcacagaagaaagagacatatagtaattgtttttttgaaatagtaagtgcatttagtgtggattggttaagtgctctcgGAATTGATGttttttcagctgtttcttgaTTGTTGAGGTGGTATAAGCAGATTGTGTGGAGT
The genomic region above belongs to Myxocyprinus asiaticus isolate MX2 ecotype Aquarium Trade chromosome 28, UBuf_Myxa_2, whole genome shotgun sequence and contains:
- the LOC127418631 gene encoding gastrula zinc finger protein XlCGF7.1-like; the encoded protein is MFIMREQVDVIHAGEQQMLQTPVKIEVKQEEIKEENTAEEQQSDEDDDDETIAEEQQSDEDFIHPDMMEGKEQLQELTKKNLSLKKPQRRAANNAVTCSQCGKSFTNKEVLNKHMRVHTGERPYTCHQCGKSYVYAVDLNNHLLFHSGERSFECDQCSKTFALNSSLKQHLKTHTNEKPYMCSSCGKSFARQSYLTKHQKIHASVGAHLCFECGKTFIKSSNLKQHQRVHTGEKPYKCSYCEKSFIKSQNLKIHERNHTGEKPYTCSYCGKSFSVSRSLTTHERIHTGEKPYYCSKCGKSFNVASNVVTHMKRCCPK